A window of Nasonia vitripennis strain AsymCx chromosome 3 unlocalized genomic scaffold, Nvit_psr_1.1 chr3_random0004, whole genome shotgun sequence contains these coding sequences:
- the LOC100118813 gene encoding adenylate kinase 7-like: MLDSRRSKVGGVVSDVNHGVGGDGIPIAVAPKGEESSYVLPWRVFINHIDSYHAGKLMDLLLERSYVPAEIENEPRPSVDYSPEQLEDGDADEIDEENDVTDATEYPGVGKDSKTRLRVESLQGKAPRKFELIATALAGNEFQHYSKEDVKIIPGPEVNREKFLSEIMECGFVIYDITQDKSQIAEAIWVFNELAQIQELQESSRTKPGVRHFILISSIMTWATTKPRTSKPFTEADFRKRKAPTNFKEHIECERNVAQRRSNLLRGLVLSVGVTYGEEEADLHYAFKLAWSNEQSLPLVGDGENLVPLLHVRDLASAVYAIIRKWPKLRYIVAVDKEPTTQKNLITAISKSLSTGKVKSIPAKEAALSYSDLTPRVLDAITVDLDVRPAYLLKSSSHMEWLEPDSGFSARIEHVVEEYRAARNLRPLRLIVLGPPASGKTMIARALARHYRLHYILLKRLIADTIQQLDDQIRDLNKMKEEITEENEDSDVDDVAEEDNVAGAVEKIQKFLDEIRSGLSENNGRLDDDVLTKIFRVKLWSKECQNQGYVIDGYPKTLEQAKLLFGKADDLDADFENYEEEDIVSASSSGVLQENAEEGSTVMPDLVIVLDASDDFLMERVINLPERDLLNTHYTEEHMLRRLQLYREKNDDENTPLQLFDELEIHPVVLDIEKDESPQMLSTFRYCLSVIGPTRNYGASQEEIEEERRRAEADAALAAAERERNITERHCERERRAFQWTTLLEKLKQEEEERLCILAEPLRDYLAKYVFPTLTEGLIEVAKLRPDEPIDYLAEYLFKRNPEGRPGEPDYSEEMSTTLGFIQQLQTDNVLDSSASSFEAAAYEHSKTADEFSRDCCRFSEDDRSIVRVPGEVACSHNGEDEEEKEASCGSAAYERFVECV, encoded by the exons aTGCTCGACTCCCGAAGGTCCAAGGTCGGCGGCGTCGTTTCTGACGTCAATCATGGAGTAGGCGGCGATGGCATCCCAATAGCAGTCGCACCTAAAGGAGAGGAGTCTAGTTACGTGTTGCCCTGGCGTGTCTTTATAAATCACATCGACAGCTATCACGCTGGCAAACTGATGGAT CTCTTATTGGAACGATCATACGTTCCCGCGGAAATCGAGAACGAGCCTCGCCCCTCCGTCGATTATTCACCAGAGCAACTAGAGGACGGAGATGCCGATGAGATCGATGAAGAGAACGACGTAACGGATGCGACGGAGTATCCAGGTGTCGGCAAAGACTCAAAGACACGACTCCGGGTCGAGTCGCTGCAAGGGAAAGCTCCTAGGAAATTCGAGCTGATTGCCACAGCATTGGCCGGCAACGAG TTTCAGCATTACTCAAAAGAAGATGTTAAGATAATTCCAGGCCCTGAAGTGAACCGAGAAAAGTTTTTGTCAGAAATAATGGAATGCGGATTCGTTATTTATGACATCACTCAAGATAAATCACAAATTGCAGAGGCAATATGGGTCTTCAACG AGCTCGCGCAAATTCAAGAGCTACAGGAGAGCTCCAGAACGAAGCCGGGCGTGCGTCACTTCATCTTGATTTCGAGTATAATGACATGGGCAACAACGAAGCCCCGCACATCCAAGCCGTTCACCGAAGCGGACTTCAGAAAACGCAAAGCCCCGACGAACTTCAAAGAGCATATCGAGTGCGAGCGCAATGTCGCGCAGAGGCGTTCTAATCTACTGCGAGGCTTAGTGTTGTCCGTCGGCGTGACGTACGGCGAGGAGGAGGCCGACCTGCACTACGCATTCAAGCTCGCCTGGTCCAACGAGCAGAGTCTGCCGCTCGTGGGTGACGGCGAGAATCTGGTTCCACTGTTGCACGTGCGCGACTTGGCCTC AGCAGTTTATGCAATTATAAGAAAGTGGCCAAAGTTGCGTTACATTGTTGCCGTCGACAAAGAGCCAACcactcaaaaaaatttgattacg GCCATCAGTAAGAGCCTCTCTACGGGTAAGGTGAAATCGATACCGGCAAAGGAGGCTGCACTTTCGTATTCCGACTTGACACCGCGCGTCTTGGACGCAATTACCGTTGATCTTGACGTCCGACCAGCTTACCTTCTTAAAAGCTCCAGCCACATGGAATGGCTGGAACCGGACTCGGGCTTCTCCGCGAGAATCGAACATGTCGTCGAGGAGTACCGGGCCGCGCGGAATCTGCGCCCTCTGCGACTGATTGTCCTTGGGCCGCCAGCCTCCGGCAAAACAATGATAGCGCGCGCACTCGCCCGGCATTATCGACTTCATTATATATTACTCAAGAGGCTCATCGCCGACACGATTCAGCAATTA GACGATCAAATCAGGGATTTGAACAAGATGAAAGAAGAAATTACGGAGGAAAATGAGGATTCCGATGTAGACGACGTGGCAGAAGAAGATAACGTCGCAGGTGccgtggaaaaaattcagaagTTCCTAGATGAAATCCGCAGTGGACTTAGTGAGAATAACGGCAGGCTCGACGACGACGTACTGACAAA GATTTTCAGAGTGAAGCTTTGGTCTAAAGAGTGTCAGAATCAGGGCTACGTCATCGATGGCTATCCGAAAACACTGGAGCAGGCGAAGCTCTTATTTGGCAAAGCTGACGACCTCGACGCGGATTTTGAGAATTACGAGGAAGAAGATATCGTCTCTGCCTCGAGTTCAGGGGTGTTACAAGAGAACGCGGAAGAAGGAAGCACAGTCATGCCGGATCTCGTCATCGTACTAGATGCGAGCGACGATTTCCTCATGGAGCGAGTGATTAATTTGCCCGAAAGGGACTTATTAAATACTCACTATACCGAGGAGCACATGTTACGCCGATTGCAGCTCTATAG agaaaaaaacgacgaCGAGAATACACCGCTGCAGTTGTTTGACGAGCTCGAGATTCACCCCGTCGTCTTGGATATTGAGAAGGATGAGAGTCCACAGATGCTGTCGACCTTTCGATATTGTCTGAGCGTGATCGGACCGACGCGCAACTACG GGGCAAGCCAGGAGGAAATCGAGGaggaaagaaggcgagcggaagCAGACGCAGCCCTGGCAGCAGCTGAACGCGAAAGAAATATTACCGAGCGTCATTGCGAACGCGAGAGACGAGCCTTCCAGTGG ACGACGTTactggaaaaattaaaacaggAAGAGGAGGAGCGTCTATGTATTCTGGCTGAACCTTTACGTGATTATCTTGCTAAATATGTATTCCCGACTTTAACTGAAGGTCTCATCGAAGTTGCTAAATTAAGACCAGACGAACCTATCGATTATCTC GCTGAATATCTGTTCAAGAGGAATCCCGAAGGCAGACCAGGTGAGCCGGATTACAGCGAGGAGATGAGCACAACACTTGGCTTTATTCAGCAGCTACAAACCGACAACGTCCTAGACAGTTCAGCCAGTAGCTTTGAAGCCGCTGCCTACGAGCACTCGAAAACTGCCGACGAATTTAGCCGGGACTGTTGCCGCTTCTCTGAGGATGATCGATCGATTGTTCGAGTCCCGGGAGAAGTTGCCTGCTCTCATAATGGAGAAGACGAGGAGGAGAAAGAAGCCAGTTGCGGTTCTGCTGCTTATGAGCGATTCGTCGAGTGCGTATAA